The proteins below are encoded in one region of Aquisphaera giovannonii:
- a CDS encoding ACT domain-containing protein, which translates to MMEIVHEVTARLENKPGRLAKICSALAQEKVDIRAIAVMESDGPSVLRFVTSDLEETRKTLTSLGVEHSIVEVLAVQIEGRPGALSKVLERLAEEHINIDYAYASSAGGGNKALGIFHTNNTKRALQVLAEAAPSADKSAGRRPLHSR; encoded by the coding sequence ATGATGGAGATCGTCCATGAAGTGACCGCCCGCCTCGAGAACAAGCCCGGGCGCCTGGCAAAGATCTGCTCCGCGCTGGCCCAGGAGAAGGTCGATATCCGGGCCATCGCCGTCATGGAGAGCGACGGCCCGAGCGTCCTCCGATTCGTGACCTCGGACCTGGAGGAGACCCGCAAGACCCTCACGTCCCTGGGCGTGGAGCACTCGATCGTCGAGGTCCTCGCCGTCCAGATCGAGGGCCGCCCCGGCGCCCTCTCGAAGGTGCTCGAACGGCTGGCGGAGGAGCATATCAACATCGATTACGCGTACGCCTCCTCGGCCGGGGGCGGGAACAAGGCCCTGGGCATCTTCCACACGAACAACACCAAGCGGGCGCTCCAGGTCCTCGCCGAGGCCGCGCCCTCCGCCGACAAGTCCGCCGGCCGCAGGCCCCTGCACTCGCGCTAG
- the rsgA gene encoding ribosome small subunit-dependent GTPase A produces MAKKKKVRVALKKNRQKRTRANDLTRTYEGGPAGPGPEAAPGPDEAATQERVRAKGDLSRYRTILTEEADDPGRAKAGGAAEGAASLRAVDESTSLRGRVVRVHGLVSIVEADGGGTFPCHVRRLLKSLAIDGRNVVAVGDRVWFRPAGRPGEDGLIEKVEPRGGVINRGYRNRRHVIAANVDTVLIVASMAEPPLKLGLVDRYLVAAETGGVRPVIVLNKADLVDLAPFQWIVGLYTQLGYETILTSALGRGIDRLRELMASGVTAVSGQSGVGKSSLLNAIQPGLNLKVREVSDWTSKGKHTTTAAELIRLEAGGYVMDTPGLRQFELWGAPPAELEGHFVEFRPYIPLCRFPDCTHTHEGRCAVKDAVHWGQIHLGRYESYRRLFEQRPLDVE; encoded by the coding sequence GTGGCCAAGAAGAAGAAGGTCCGCGTCGCCCTCAAGAAGAATCGCCAGAAGAGGACGCGCGCCAACGACCTGACGCGCACCTACGAGGGCGGCCCGGCCGGCCCCGGCCCGGAGGCGGCCCCCGGGCCGGACGAGGCGGCCACCCAGGAGCGGGTCCGCGCCAAGGGTGACCTGTCGCGATACCGGACGATCCTCACCGAGGAGGCGGACGATCCGGGGCGGGCGAAGGCCGGGGGGGCCGCCGAGGGCGCCGCGTCCCTCCGCGCCGTCGATGAGTCCACGAGCCTCCGGGGCCGGGTCGTCCGCGTCCACGGCCTGGTCTCGATCGTCGAGGCCGACGGCGGCGGCACGTTCCCGTGCCACGTCCGTCGGCTGCTCAAGAGCCTGGCCATCGACGGGCGGAACGTGGTCGCGGTCGGCGACCGGGTCTGGTTCCGCCCCGCCGGGCGACCCGGCGAGGACGGCCTGATCGAGAAGGTCGAGCCCCGGGGCGGCGTGATCAACCGCGGCTACCGCAACCGACGGCACGTCATCGCGGCCAACGTGGACACCGTCCTGATCGTCGCGTCCATGGCCGAGCCGCCGCTGAAGCTCGGCCTCGTGGACCGCTACCTGGTCGCCGCCGAGACCGGCGGGGTGCGGCCGGTGATCGTGCTCAACAAGGCCGACCTGGTGGACCTCGCCCCGTTCCAGTGGATCGTCGGGCTCTACACGCAGCTCGGCTACGAGACCATCCTCACCTCCGCCCTCGGCCGCGGCATCGACCGGCTCCGGGAGCTGATGGCCAGCGGCGTGACCGCCGTCTCGGGGCAGAGCGGGGTGGGCAAGAGTTCGCTGCTGAACGCCATCCAGCCCGGCCTCAACCTCAAGGTCCGCGAGGTCTCGGATTGGACCTCCAAGGGCAAGCACACCACGACCGCCGCGGAGCTCATCCGCCTGGAGGCCGGCGGCTACGTCATGGACACCCCGGGCCTCCGCCAGTTCGAGCTCTGGGGCGCCCCCCCGGCCGAGCTCGAGGGCCACTTCGTCGAGTTCCGCCCCTACATCCCCCTCTGCCGGTTCCCCGACTGCACCCACACCCACGAGGGCCGCTGCGCCGTCAAGGACGCCGTCCACTGGGGCCAGATCCACCTCGGCCGCTACGAGAGCTACCGGCGCCTCTTCGAGCAGAGGCCGCTCGACGTCGAGTGA
- a CDS encoding WD40 repeat domain-containing protein produces the protein MYRRVAEDAVTDDVLAPERSRVRSGKVRFSILSRELSALIVLAAVLGAGVIWGGQGGQKDVEASRGFPAHETLLESMIFTSDGQSLASCGWDKQVKIWDLRSKQPPWRRELFAIKQDWHVFDVTMTPDDSLLASGGAGGLSVWEADGEGGWTQVGEERGVSRRCVAASPDGRTLASGGGDGSVRLWDVETRKEVPLASKIPDEPRAIAFSSDNRMLAVATFGGAFRMWDLKAEGGPRPVPLDLDSVQSFAFPPGGRLVALARSGDKARGIVVFDYVSGSEVLRLSDNSTGTSAMAVSADGKTLAAADRERTVRLWDLATGLLKQTFRNEGGWIQTVCFSRDGRQLAFGGKSGYLYLRTVDAEGRFVETTPPSQPARDGMS, from the coding sequence ATGTACCGTCGAGTTGCGGAGGATGCGGTCACGGACGACGTCCTCGCCCCCGAGAGGTCGCGTGTCCGTTCGGGGAAGGTCCGTTTCTCGATCCTGAGCCGGGAGCTCTCCGCCCTGATCGTCCTCGCCGCGGTCCTTGGTGCCGGGGTCATCTGGGGCGGCCAGGGCGGGCAGAAAGACGTCGAGGCATCGCGGGGCTTCCCGGCCCATGAAACGCTGCTGGAGTCCATGATCTTCACCTCCGACGGCCAGTCGCTGGCGTCGTGCGGCTGGGACAAGCAGGTCAAGATCTGGGACCTGCGGAGCAAGCAGCCCCCGTGGCGCCGGGAGCTCTTCGCCATCAAGCAGGACTGGCACGTCTTCGACGTGACCATGACGCCCGACGATTCGCTGCTTGCCAGCGGCGGGGCGGGCGGGCTGAGCGTCTGGGAGGCGGACGGCGAGGGCGGCTGGACGCAGGTCGGCGAGGAGCGGGGCGTGTCGAGGCGTTGCGTCGCGGCCTCCCCGGACGGCCGCACCCTGGCCAGCGGCGGCGGCGACGGCTCGGTCCGCCTCTGGGACGTCGAGACTCGCAAGGAAGTCCCCCTCGCGTCGAAGATCCCGGATGAGCCCCGGGCCATCGCCTTCTCGAGCGACAACCGGATGCTGGCCGTCGCCACCTTCGGCGGCGCCTTCCGGATGTGGGACCTCAAGGCGGAGGGCGGGCCCCGCCCCGTTCCCCTGGACCTCGACTCCGTCCAGTCCTTCGCCTTCCCGCCCGGCGGGCGGCTCGTCGCACTGGCCCGATCCGGGGACAAGGCGAGGGGCATCGTCGTCTTCGACTACGTCAGCGGGTCGGAGGTCCTCCGCCTCTCGGACAACTCGACCGGGACCTCGGCCATGGCCGTCTCCGCCGACGGCAAGACCCTGGCCGCGGCCGACAGGGAACGGACGGTCCGACTCTGGGACCTCGCCACCGGCCTGCTCAAGCAGACCTTCCGCAACGAGGGGGGCTGGATCCAGACCGTCTGCTTCAGCCGCGACGGCCGCCAGCTCGCGTTCGGCGGCAAGAGCGGATACCTCTACCTCCGGACGGTCGACGCCGAGGGCCGATTCGTGGAGACCACCCCTCCCTCGCAACCGGCCCGCGACGGCATGAGCTGA
- a CDS encoding Hsp20/alpha crystallin family protein, which translates to MSLWADEEDLYIEVDTPGVEEKDVELTVHGDVLTIKAGRAEPEGRKYLFNGRAFGRFERTLRLPEAVDSEKVDATLSGGVLRLTLPRKAEARPRKITLKGS; encoded by the coding sequence ATGTCCTTGTGGGCCGATGAGGAAGACCTGTACATCGAGGTGGACACCCCCGGCGTCGAGGAGAAGGACGTGGAGCTCACGGTCCACGGCGACGTGCTGACGATCAAGGCCGGCCGGGCCGAGCCCGAGGGCCGCAAGTACCTGTTCAACGGCCGCGCGTTCGGACGTTTCGAGCGGACGCTGCGCCTGCCCGAAGCGGTGGATTCCGAGAAGGTGGACGCGACCCTCTCCGGCGGCGTCCTCCGACTGACCCTCCCGCGGAAGGCCGAGGCCCGGCCTCGCAAGATCACGCTCAAGGGCTCCTGA
- a CDS encoding metallophosphoesterase family protein → MKILAISDLHGELSQAREALGAVRPDVVLSCGDWGDPGEIDEADFGPFLDRGPLLTTFGNHDPRDLLAALRNRDGSPVLIGQGEIREIGGLRVAAIGGIWAKSHSKPYYVTDEDVAGWSKEVAARGPIDVLLTHGCPIGMADRTPSGRRGGQRCFAEAFRTIAPRLHLCGHLHVAQGHTTRDGRMVINVGATPEGSIAILDFDPATGALAGRLARVGEEAGPG, encoded by the coding sequence ATGAAGATTCTGGCGATCAGCGACTTGCATGGCGAGCTCTCCCAGGCCCGCGAGGCGCTGGGTGCGGTCAGGCCCGACGTGGTCCTCTCGTGCGGAGATTGGGGAGATCCGGGCGAGATCGATGAGGCGGATTTCGGGCCGTTCCTGGATCGAGGGCCCTTGCTGACGACGTTCGGGAATCATGACCCGCGCGACCTGCTGGCGGCCTTGAGGAACCGAGACGGCTCGCCGGTCCTGATCGGCCAGGGCGAGATCCGCGAAATCGGGGGCCTGAGGGTCGCGGCCATCGGCGGCATCTGGGCCAAATCGCACAGCAAGCCCTACTACGTCACGGATGAGGACGTGGCCGGGTGGTCGAAGGAGGTGGCGGCACGGGGCCCGATCGACGTGCTCCTCACGCACGGCTGCCCGATCGGCATGGCGGACCGCACGCCTTCCGGGCGGCGCGGCGGGCAGCGTTGCTTCGCGGAAGCCTTCCGCACGATCGCCCCGCGGCTCCATCTCTGCGGCCATTTGCATGTGGCCCAGGGGCACACGACGCGTGATGGCAGGATGGTCATCAACGTGGGCGCGACGCCGGAAGGCTCGATCGCGATCCTCGATTTCGACCCCGCGACGGGAGCGCTGGCCGGCCGCCTCGCCAGGGTCGGCGAGGAGGCCGGGCCGGGTTAG